GACCAGCAGCGTGATGGCGACTTCTTGAGTCATGACGAGCGCTATGCGCGAACCGATGAGTACCTAGGTTTGCTGCGCCGTGTTTGGGGCGAAGACAAACCGTTTGATCACGAAGGGCGCTACTACCGCGCCAAGGGGGTGTGGTCTGAAGTCAAGCCTTTGCAGCAACCTCATATTCCGATCTACTTTGGCGGAGCTTCAGCACCCGCGCTGGAGGTTGCCGGTCGCCATGCCAATCTCTATGCATTGTGGGGCGAGTCTTTGGCTCAGGCGGGTGATCTGGTGCAGCGTGTAAGAGCCGCTGCAGCGCTCCACAATCGAGAGATCGATTTCAGCATTTCGTTCCGACCTATTCTGGGTGCGACGGAAGCCGAAGCCTGGGATCGTGCACAGCATATTCTTGAAACTACAAGGCACCTGCGTTCCGAACAAAGCTATGCCCGTGGTGGCCCACAGCAAAGCGAGGGTGCACGTCGTTTGTTGGCCGATGCCGCCAACGGCGACCGCGTGGATGAGCGCCTATGGACGGCGGTTGCCCGCGAAACAGGTGGGCGCTCCAACACCACATCGCTGGTGGGCACGGCCGAGCAAGTGGCCGACGCGCTGATCAAGTACTACGACCTGGGTATTCACACCTTCTTGATTCGAGGCTTTGATCCTTTGCCAGATACCTTGGTCTATGGGCGTGAGCTGCTGCCTCTGGTGAAGGACAAACTTGCAAGCAGCAAACGGGTGAGCGTTGCGGTCACCCATTCATCGCCGGCCTTGCAAGCTCTGGCGGCTTGAAACTCTTTTTGAAGAAATCGGATTGTCTATGCCTACTGCTATTGCCTTGTCCGAGCAAGTGCTCAGCCACCGACTGGAGATTAACGCCCGCCCCCGTCGTCAAGATTGGTTTGAAGAGCCTGCGCCGCAACGCAGCATCCTGCAAGAACGCCAATATCGTCGCGAGCAGCTGGCGATTGCTTTTCGATTGTTCGCACGCCACGGCTTGCATATAGGCCTGGCCGGCCATATTACGGCCCGTGACCCTGAGTGGAGTGACCATTTCTGGGTCAATCCATTAGGCATCAACTTCTCGCAAATTCGTGTGTCGGATCTATTGCTGGTCAACTCTGCCGGAGAAATTGTGGTGGGCAAAGGGCCGCTCAATCGTGCAGCATTTGCGATTCATGCAGCCCTGCATGAGGCGCGCCCCAATATCGTGGCTGCGGCGCACACCCATTCCACCTATGGCAAGGCATGGTCCACCTTGGGGCGCTTGCTAGACCCGTTGACGCAGGATTCATGCGCGTTCTAC
This window of the Comamonas testosteroni genome carries:
- a CDS encoding LLM class flavin-dependent oxidoreductase; its protein translation is MSAQFIGMIQPHEVSEIIARRGPAIDPAYVRAFAQAHEYAGFDRILVPASGSSPDTLLTVNYAAAATKNINFLLAHRPGFVAPTLAARQLATLDHYTGGRVAVHIISGGSDEDQQRDGDFLSHDERYARTDEYLGLLRRVWGEDKPFDHEGRYYRAKGVWSEVKPLQQPHIPIYFGGASAPALEVAGRHANLYALWGESLAQAGDLVQRVRAAAALHNREIDFSISFRPILGATEAEAWDRAQHILETTRHLRSEQSYARGGPQQSEGARRLLADAANGDRVDERLWTAVARETGGRSNTTSLVGTAEQVADALIKYYDLGIHTFLIRGFDPLPDTLVYGRELLPLVKDKLASSKRVSVAVTHSSPALQALAA
- a CDS encoding class II aldolase/adducin family protein; its protein translation is MPTAIALSEQVLSHRLEINARPRRQDWFEEPAPQRSILQERQYRREQLAIAFRLFARHGLHIGLAGHITARDPEWSDHFWVNPLGINFSQIRVSDLLLVNSAGEIVVGKGPLNRAAFAIHAALHEARPNIVAAAHTHSTYGKAWSTLGRLLDPLTQDSCAFYQDHALFDDYSGVVLETDEGERIAKVLGERKAVILKNHGILTAGPSIEAAAWWYIALENVCHTQLLAEAAGTPQPIPHEIAALTHSQIGGPGGAHHTFRDLAAVIVREQPEVLQ